The Arachis duranensis cultivar V14167 chromosome 9, aradu.V14167.gnm2.J7QH, whole genome shotgun sequence genomic sequence CTTTGTTTGAAACTTCTAGTCATATATGCTTGAATCTATTCTAGGCTGTTATGCTGTTAGATAATTCCATCCTCTATGTTCTTCTGCAGTTCAAATTTCCAGCGTAGAGTTCTTGCAATTTGATGTTGATACAATCATAGAGGCCACAGACAACTTTTCTGGTGGCAATAAATTAGGGGAAGGAGGATTTGGTGAGGTTTACAAGGTATATACTATGGCATTGTTGACAAATTTTAGAATCATGGGTGATACTTTCCAAGAATTAGATCATTCTGGTTTTGAAATAGACAATAGAAGTTTTAACAGGATGGATGTTTGAATTTTCAGGGTACACTACCTAATGGGCAAGATATTGCTGTGAAGAGACTATCAAGAAACTCTAGACAAGGAATAATTGAGTTTAAGAATGAGGTACTTTTGGTAGCCAAACTCCAACATAGAAATCTTGTTAGGCTACTCGGATTTTGCTTGGATGGAGAAGAGAAAATGCTCATCTACGAATTTGTTGCAAACAAAAGCTTGGACCGTTTTCTATTTGGTATGTCCATCAGAATATGTACGATGACTATTTTCAGTGAATGCAATTGCTTAAGTTTGTAATTGAAGTAAGGATTGAGTTCTTATTCGccatttgaatttatttttataacacAGATGCCAGCAAACAACACCAGTTGAGTTGGCCAAGACGATACAAAATCATAGAAGGAATTGCTCGAGGAATACTCTATCTTCATGAAGATTCCCGACTCAGAATCATACATCGTGATCTTAAAGCCGGTAATATACTACTAGACGAGGATTCAAACCCAAAAATCTCAGATTTTGGAATGGCAAGACTTTTCGGTGCTGATCAAACTCAAGCAAACACCAATAGAGTTGTTGGAACAATGTAAgttattctttattttacttatcTACTATTACTCATGATTTGAtccaacagaaaaaaaaaaggagagggGGTGGGGGTCAACATGAAAGTCACATcctaattgaaaaataagaatgCTTATaagtttttgttttctattcatcTTTCTTTTATCACTTTTCACAAGTAAAAACCACTGCTAAGATACTATTTATCTTGTTTTTAGTGGATACATGCCTCCAGAATATGCAATGCGTGGACACTTTTCTGATAAAACGGATGTCTACAGCTTCGGTGTCTTAGTTCTAGAGATAGTATCAGGAAAGAAGATAACATCCTTCTATGATTCAGGCTATGCAGGGGACCTCTTGAACTATGTGAGCTTAGTCCAACCCTCCTTTGGTAGTATCACTTTAGAGCCAAATTAAAATTGTTTCTTTGATTTCATATCACCTAAATGtactattttattattgttcacAGGCTTGGAAACATTGGAGAGATGGGACCCCATTGGAGCTACTAGACACGAGTCTGAGAGAATCATATTCAAGAGCCGAAGTAATTAAATGCATCCATGTTGGGTTATGCTGTGTACAAGAGGATCCAGCACAAAGACCAACAATGCAGGCTATAGTTCTAATGCTAAACAGCCATACAGTTACTCTTGCAAGTCCTGCACAACCACCAGCTGGTTATATTGGGAGCAGATCTCACTCCAATTTCCCAACAAAAGAGATGGTGAACTCATCATCAGACAAGTCTACAAACACAAGCACAAGTCAGAGTTCAATAAATCGGCCAACTTTGCCATCAAAGGAGATGGAAAACTCAAATGTGTCTACCTCCATTACAGAGGTCTACCCTCGCTAGCTAGTGATATATTTGTTCAACTAAAATTCCAAACTGAACTTCATTCACTAATCATTTAGTTATTTGCCCATTGCGTAGTGGGCTCATAGTCCCTgctaaaaagaaacaaaaatagtaTTGGGCACCCAAATTTGTATTATATTAGACACCTTAAATCTAATAATTGGTACAAGTGTCTTGTTACAAAAGATGATCACTCTCAGTTCTCTGGTCGTCATCAACAAATGGATAATGATAATTCACAAATCACTACAAACACAATTAACAATTATCAGAGACGACCAAGTCAATCCTTGAATTTTCTGCTACAACATAACCACACATAGTTCATCCCAAGTCAAGTCAATCCTTGAATTTTCGTACCTAGACTTTTCGCATAAATAATCAAACTAAATtactttacattttttttattgaattaccACCTAATTCCAAAGAAACTTCCTCATGAAAATTAGCTTATATATACTTTTCTTTGAAGGGACAAAATTTCTAGGCACGTTTTTGCCCCAGGAACTGCATACTTCACAATTCATTAACAGAAATGGCTTCTGCAACACCCACCACCACACCTTCCTCTAACAAGAAAGAGATTGTTACAGAGGTTCCTCCATACATCAGAGTCCTCAGTGATGGCACCGTCGAACGGTTAATACAAATACCATTTGTGCCACCACTTCTTGATGATCCAAAAACCGGTATCTCATCCAAAGACATAATCATCTCACACAGCCCTCCAATCTCCGCTCGCATTTACCTTCCAAAGCTCCCCAATGAGAAAGAGAAACTTCCCATCCTTGTCTACTTTCATGGCGGTTCATTCTTCTTGGGATCTCCTTTCTCTCAGTGGTTCCATGACTATATCAACAGTTACCTTGCTCCACAAGGAAAGTTCATAGTGGTTTCCGTGGAGTACAGGCTGGCACCAGAAAATCCTCTCCCTGCATGTTACCATGATAGTTGGGACGCTCTCAAATGGGTAGCATCTCATTCTGATAACAAAACCACAGTTAACACAGAGCCTTGGTTGATTGAAAATGGTGATTTTGACAAGGTCTTCATCGGCGGCGACAGCGCCGGTGCCAACATCCACATAACATTGCGAT encodes the following:
- the LOC107466941 gene encoding cysteine-rich receptor-like protein kinase 25, encoding MLHLKISCAPYPLFCLITLSVVALITTEAVTDETYAVHYCPNTTTYSPNSIYQTTLNQLLSWLTSNSSTAKNGYYNTTIGANTPNNTIYGSFLCRGDLTTTACHDCVSAAAKKVLQPDFCPVGKESVIWFAECMVRYSDQPFFSVAAEVPVYSLSNTGNVPDESHFMTVLGDTMNSVAEQAAKGGADKKFGTKEANISSFQTLYTLAQCTPDLSEFGCQKCLKIGTGQLPSCCDGKLGGRVLIPSCNVRFELYPFYHEMDVPLPPPQSNPNPKDKSNIDAVLIIAIVVPIVIVLLLFLATLWIISTRTRRKKNNSVPEGTLESSVQISSVEFLQFDVDTIIEATDNFSGGNKLGEGGFGEVYKGTLPNGQDIAVKRLSRNSRQGIIEFKNEVLLVAKLQHRNLVRLLGFCLDGEEKMLIYEFVANKSLDRFLFDASKQHQLSWPRRYKIIEGIARGILYLHEDSRLRIIHRDLKAGNILLDEDSNPKISDFGMARLFGADQTQANTNRVVGTIGYMPPEYAMRGHFSDKTDVYSFGVLVLEIVSGKKITSFYDSGYAGDLLNYAWKHWRDGTPLELLDTSLRESYSRAEVIKCIHVGLCCVQEDPAQRPTMQAIVLMLNSHTVTLASPAQPPAGYIGSRSHSNFPTKEMVNSSSDKSTNTSTSQSSINRPTLPSKEMENSNVSTSITEVYPR